A single Triticum dicoccoides isolate Atlit2015 ecotype Zavitan chromosome 2A, WEW_v2.0, whole genome shotgun sequence DNA region contains:
- the LOC119353963 gene encoding uncharacterized protein LOC119353963, translating to MQRGRSWFGCVPMSTAALPVERDFDLPAVKPSWPSSASDGGFAKGSIDLGGMEVRQVTTFAKVWSTTQGGQDGLGATFFKPAPVPAGFHALGHYAQPNNRPLFGHVLVARDASGTGALLAPPLDYALVWSSGQDDGAGFFWLPTPPDGYKAVGVAVTATKDKPQPGEVMCVRADFTDACEAEESVWGSDKDGFSATGLRPAVRGIDARGVHTGTFLARSNAAPASASALACLKNNSAAYTSCMPDLPQLNAVLAAYSPHVYLHPSDPYLPSSVTWFFENGALLYQKGNPTPTPVAADGSNLPQGGGNDDAYWLDLPADAGQKERVKKGDLAGAKAYVQAKPMLGGTATDLALFFFYPFNGPARAKVGPLTIPLGMIGEHVGDWEHLTLRVSNFSGELLRMYFSQHSTGAWADASQLEYLDGRPVAYASRHGHAFYPREGMVLQGDSKLGVGIRNDCAKGSRLDTGGGRCELVSAEYLGAAGKVAEPAWLGFERGWGPREEYDIGREINRAARILPRAIKERLAQLVNKLLVGEGPTGPKMKGSWRNDERDP from the exons ATGCAGAGGGGCAGGTCGTGGTTCGGCTGTGTGCCCATGAGCACGGCGGCGCTGCCCGTGGAGAGGGATTTTGATCTTCCTGCGGTGAAGCCGTCGTGGCCCTCGTCCG CCTCAGATGGAGGATTCGCAAAGGGCAGCATCGACCTGGGAGGCATGGAGGTGCGCCAAGTCACCACCTTCGCCAAGGTCTGGTCCACCACGCAGGGCGGCCAAGACGGCCTCGGCGCCACCTTCTTCAAGCCGGCGCCTGTCCCGGCCGGATTCCACGCGCTCGGACACTACGCGCAGCCCAACAACCGGCCGCTCTTCGGCCACGTCCTCGTCGCCCGGGACGCGTCCGGCACCGGGGCGCTCCTTGCCCCGCCGCTGGACTACGCCCTTGTCTGGTCCAGCGGCCAGGACGATGGCGCGGGCTTCTTCTGGCTCCCGACGCCGCCCGATGGCTACAAGGCCGTCGGCGTGGCGGTCACGGCCACCAAGGATAAGCCGCAGCCCGGAGAGGTCATGTGCGTCCGCGCCGACTTCACCGACGCGTGCGAGGCCGAGGAGTCGGTGTGGGGCAGCGACAAGGACGGCTTCAGCGCCACCGGCCTGAGACCCGCGGTTCGCGGCATCGACGCCCGCGGCGTGCACACCGGCACGTTCCTTGCACGAAGCAACGCCGCGCCGGCGAGCGCCTCGGCCTTGGCGTGTCTCAAGAACAACAGCGCGGCTTACACGTCGTGCATGCCCGACCTGCCTCAGCTGAACGCCGTCCTCGCGGCCTACTCGCCGCACGTGTACCTCCACCCCAGCGACCCGTATCTCCCTTCGTCGGTCACGTGGTTCTTCGAGAACGGCGCGCTGCTGTACCAGAAGGGCAACCCGACGCCGACGCCCGTGGCCGCCGACGGGTCCAACCTCCCGCAGGGCGGCGGCAACGACGACGCCTACTGGCTGGACCTGCCGGCGGACGCCGGCCAGAAGGAGCGGGTCAAGAAGGGCGACCTTGCCGGCGCCAAGGCGTACGTGCAGGCGAAGCCGATGCTGGGAGGGACGGCGACGGACCTCGCCTTGTTCTTCTTCTACCCGTTCAACGGCCCCGCGCGGGCCAAGGTCGGGCCCCTCACCATCCCGCTCGGCATGATCGGCGAGCACGTCGGCGACTGGGAGCACCTGACGCTGCGCGTGAGCAActtctccggcgagctcctccggaTGTACTTCTCCCAGCACAGCACGGGCGCCTGGGCGGACGCGTCGCAGCTGGAGTACCTCGACGGCCGGCCGGTGGCGTACGCGTCGCGCCACGGCCATGCCTTCTACCCCAGGGAGGGGATGGTGCTGCAGGGGGACTCGAAGCTCGGGGTCGGGATAAGGAACGACTGCGCCAAGGGGAGCAGGTTGGACACCGGCGGCGGGCGGTGCGAGCTGGTGTCGGCGGAGTACCTCGGCGCTGCCGGGAAGGTGGCCGAGCCGGCGTGGCTCGGGTTCGAGAGGGGGTGGGGGCCGAGGGAGGAGTACGACATAGGCCGCGAGATCAACCGTGCGGCGAGGATCCTGCCGCGCGCCATCAAGGAGCGGCTGGCTCAGCTAGTGAACAAGCTGCTGGTCGGGGAAGGCCCCACGGGGCCCAAGATGAAGGGCAGCTGGAGAAACGACGAGAGGGATCCCTGA
- the LOC119353964 gene encoding omega-hydroxypalmitate O-feruloyl transferase-like, producing the protein MADYSRVRVVSRSLVKAAGTVTPRILAVSNLDLLPRPIPSLLLCAYRKPSTGCFGDVVAIFKASLPSLLEHFFPLAGRLVYSPRSGVPEVHCDNQGAELVVGEAGVELASLDYGALGASLARIGALVQYGADVVLSVQLVSFACGGFTVAWCSNHVVMDGYGLCMLASMWSELARSGRIDTTRGGGAPSFDRSVLPRPRAAPSYSSSLSEAFTPFEGKHLVNSLTAESYCVTRLYYVEERDIAMLRARASGEGVGERRATRLEAMSAYLWKALAAVVAASGSDETCRMGWWVDGRRRLSVPGNEAAMRNYVGNVGTFALAEAAVEEIRRRPLPEVASMVREAIAARATEEHFQELVDWVEEHKGGRFAETATVGLGSPALAVTSFASFRLQTDFSFGHAALAMPMMLAGTGRLCAGFVKIVPRPGGDGSWVVSMVVWPRLAAALDSDEPRILRLVTAEYLGLKAENPCSRL; encoded by the coding sequence ATGGCAGACTACTCGCGTGTTAGGGTCGTCAGTCGGAGCCTCGTCAAGGCGGCCGGCACCGTCACGCCGCGCATCCTCGCCGTTTCCAACCTCGACCTGCTCCCTCGGCCCATACCGTCCTTGCTCCTCTGCGCCTACCGCAAGCCCTCCACCGGCTGCTTCGGCGATGTCGTGGCCATCTTCAAGGCCAGTCTACCGTCCCTGCTCGAGCACttcttccccctcgccggccgcctcgtGTACAGCCCGCGCTCCGGGGTTCCGGAGGTGCACTGCGACAACCAGGGCGCGGAGCTTGTcgtcggtgaggccggcgtggaACTGGCGAGCCTGGACTATGGCGCGCTAGGCGCGTCGCTGGCGAGGATCGGCGCGCTCGTCCAGTACGGCGCCGACGTCGTGCTCTCGGTGCAGCTCGTGTCCTTCGCCTGCGGCGGGTTCACCGTCGCGTGGTGCTCCAACCACGTGGTCATGGACGGGTACGGGCTGTGCATGCTCGCCAGCATGTGGTCCGAGCTCGCGCGGTCCGGGAGGATCGACACCACCCGCGGCGGCGGGGCCCCCAGCTTCGACCGCTCCGTGCTGCCGCGCCCCCGCGCCGCGCCGTCGTACAGCTCCTCGCTCAGCGAGGCGTTCACGCCGTTCGAAGGCAAGCATCTGGTTAACTCGCTCACGGCCGAGAGCTACTGCGTCACGCGCCTGTACTACGTCGAGGAGCGTGATATCGCTATGCTGCGCGCGCGGGCGAGCGGGGAGGGTGTCGGCGAGCGACGCGCGACCCGCCTCGAGGCGATGTCGGCGTACCTGTGGAAAGCCTTGGCCGCCGTCGTGGCCGCGTCCGGCTCCGACGAGACCTGCCGCATGGGCTGGTGGGTGGACGGGCGGCGGAGGCTGAGCGTGCCGGGAAACGAGGCCGCGATGCGCAACTACGTCGGCAACGTCGGGACGTTCGCGCTCGCGGAAGCAGCCGTGGAGGAGATCCGGCGGCGGCCGCTCCCGGAGGTGGCGTCGATGGTGCGGGAGGCGATCGCGGCGAGGGCCACCGAGGAGCATTTCCAGGAGCTGGTGGACTGGGTGGAGGAGCACAAGGGCGGCAGGTTCGCGGAGACGGCGACCGTCGGGCTGGGCAGCCCGGCGTTGGCCGTGACGTCATTCGCGTCGTTCCgccttcagacggacttcagcttcgggcACGCCGCCCTGGCGATGCCGATGATGCTCGCCGGGACCGGGAGGCTGTGCGCCGGCTTCGTGAAGATCGTCCCGCGCCCCGGAGGCGACGGCTCGTGGGTCGTCAGCATGGTGGTGtggccgaggctcgccgccgcgctCGACTCTGACGAGCCGCGCATCCTGAGGCTGGTCACCGCCGAGTACCTCGGCCTCAAGGCAGAAAACCCGTGTAGCCGGCTATGA